The following coding sequences are from one Solea solea chromosome 11, fSolSol10.1, whole genome shotgun sequence window:
- the rnf41 gene encoding E3 ubiquitin-protein ligase NRDP1, translating into MGYDVTRFQGEVDEDLLCPICSGVLEEPVQAPHCEHAFCNACITQWFAQQQICPVDRTVVTLAHLRPVPRIMRNMLSKLQISCDNASFGCTATLRLDQLQSHLKDCEHNPKRPVNCEEGCGLEMPKDEQPNHNCIKHLRSVVQQQQTKISELEKTVAEHKHQLGEQKRDIQLLKAYMRAIRSANPNLQNLEESIEYNEILEWVNSMQPARVTRWGGMISTPDAVLQAVIKRSLIDSGCPLSVVNDLIENTHERNWPQGLATLEVRQMNRRYYENYVAKRIPGKQAVVVMACENQHMGEDMILEPGLVMIFAHGVEEIL; encoded by the exons ATGGGGTATGACGTTACGAGGTTTCAAGGGGAGGTGGATGAGGACTTGCTGTGCCCCATTTGTAGTGGAGTGTTGGAAGAGCCAGTTCAG GCTCCACACTGCGAGCATGCCTTCTGCAATGCCTGTATAACACAGTGGTTTGCCCAGCAGCAGATTTGTCCTGTTGACCGCACAGTGGTGACGTTAGCGCACCTCCGGCCTGTGCCTCGCATCATGCGCAACATGCTGTCCAAACTCCAAATCAGCTGTGACAATGCAAGCTTTGGCTGTACGGCCACGCTGAGACTGGACCAGCTGCAGTCACACCTCAAAGACTGTGAGCACAACCCCAAAAGGCCTGTCAACTGTGAGGAGGGATGCGG GCTTGAGATGCCCAAAGATGAACAACCCAACCATAACTGCATCAAACATCTGCGGAGCGTTGTTCAGCAGCAACAAACCAAGATTTCAGAGCTGGAGAAAACGGTGGCAGAGCATAAACACCAGTTGGGGGAACAG AAACGAGACATTCAGCTGCTGAAAGCTTACATGAGAGCCATCCGCAGTGCTAACCCTAACCTGCAGAACCTTGAGGAGAGCATCGAGTACAATGAGATTTTAGA GTGGGTGAACTCCATGCAGCCCGCCCGTGTGACGCGCTGGGGCGGCATGATCTCCACTCCTGATGCTGTGCTTCAGGCGGTCATCAAGCGCTCCCTCATTGACAGCGGCTGTCCTCTGTCCGTTGTGAACGACCTGATAGAGAACACCCACGAGCGCAACTGGCCACAGGGACTGGCGACCCTCGAGGTGCGGCAGATGAACAGGCGTTACTATGAGAACTACGTCGCCAAGCGTATTCCAGGCAAGCAGGCGGTGGTGGTGATGGCCTGCGAGAATCAGCATATGGGGGAGGACATGATCCTGGAGCCCGGTCTGGTCATGATCTTTGCTCACGGCGTGGAGGAGATTTTATAA
- the dgkaa gene encoding diacylglycerol kinase, alpha a translates to MSTPTNPEVKELSPVDFIQLQQYIEYCSLKVKDVLREFDADGRLARHRHGECINEEGFRLFLKTYLEVEDFPVDLCQRLFRSFQNSEAAQEDTTKEVFLKDVSCYFSLLEDGQPRDKLEFAFKLYDRDGNGVLDSSEVDRIIAQMMHAADYLGWDVSELRPVLKDMMRAIDADSSDTVSLDEWVEGGMNNVPLLVLLGLKMTQKDGQHLWRMKHFNKPVYCNVCQSLLLGLRKQGLCCTCCKYTVHGRCANKNPAPCTRTYVKSKKETGVPAHEWVSGNCDSRKCEKCQKKIKSYQGLTGKHCVWCHTMRHDECADQEPSECFCGPLRDHILPPWAIYPIIKERPNNVKNGCSSSTDDSELNTTPDGQVLQISAVPNTHPLLVFVNPKSGGKQGERVLRKFQYLLNPRQVYNLSNGGPGPGLSFFRNLQDFRILVCGGDGTVGWILDAIDKANLLIRPPVAVLPLGTGNDLARCLRWGGGYDGEDLTRILRDIEGSSQVLMDRWSVQVITDENEEKGDPVPYEIINNYFSIGVDASIAHRFHTMRERHPQKFNSRMKNKLWYFEFATSETISASCKKLNESLTIECCGTPLDLSSLSLEGVAVLNIPSMHGGSNLWGETKRGDAKGATSQEEPEVIIDPEILKVTSQDLSDRRLEVVGLEGAMEMGQIYTGLKSAVRLAKTSQITIRTKKALPMQIDGEPWMQPPCTIHITHKNQACMLMAPQAKATGFFNYK, encoded by the exons ATGTCCACCCCCACAAACCCAGAGGTGAAGGAACTGAGCCCTGTCGACTTCATCCAGCTGCAGCAGTACATCGAAT ACTGCAGCTTGAAGGTGAAAGATGTGCTGAGGGAATTTGATGCAGATGGTCGTCTGGCCCGGCACAGACATggagag TGCATCAATGAAGAAGGCTTCCGTCTCTTCCTGAAGACTTATTTAGAAGTGGAGGACTTCCCCGTGGATCTCTGCCAGCGACTCTTCCGCTCCTTCCAAAACTCTGAAGCCGCCCAAGAAGACACCACCA AGGAGGTTTTCCTGAAGGATGTTTCGTGTTACTTCTCCCTGCTGGAGGACGGCCAACCCCGGGACAAGCTGGAGT tTGCTTTCAAGCTCTATGACAGAGATGGCAATGGAGTCCTTGACAGCTCT GAAGTGGACCGGATTATAGCTCAGATGATGCACGCCGCAGACTACCTGGGCTGGGATGTGTCAGAGTTGAGGCCA GTGTTGAAGGACATGATGAGAGCAATCGATGCAGACAGCAGCGACACGGTGTCTCTGGACGAGTGGGTGGAGGGAGGCATGAACAACGTCCCCCTGCTGGTCTTGCTGGGTCTAAAG ATGACGCAGAAGGACGGGCAGCATCTCTGGAGGATGAAACACTTCAACAAGCCCGTTTACTGCAACGTGTGTCAGAGTTTGCTGCTGGGTCTGAGGAAGCAAGGGCTGTGCTGCACCT gctGCAAATACACAGTCCACGGACGCTGCGCTAACAAGAACCCGGCCCCTTGCACAAGAACGTATGTGAagtcaaagaaagaaacaggg GTTCCAGCACACGAATGGGTGAGTGGGAACTGTGACTCGAGGAAGTGTGAAAAATGCCAGAAGAAGATCAAGAGCTACCAAGGCTTAACGGGCAAACACTGCGTGTGGTGCCACACGATG CGTCATGATGAATGTGCCGACCAGGAGCCATCGGAGTGTTTCTGTGGGCCGCTCAGAGACCATATCCTGCCTCCGTGGGCCATATATCCTATTATAAAG GAGAGACCAAACAATGTGAAGAACGGCTGCTCGAGTTCAACAGATGACAGTGAGCTGAATACGACTCCTGATGGACAAGTGCTCCAG ATCAGCGCTGTGCCAAACACACATCCTCTTCTAGTGTTTGTGAATCCAAAAAGTGGCGGCAAGCAGGGAGAAAG AGTCCTGCGTAAATTTCAGTATCTACTGAATCCACGGCAGGTGTACAACCTGTCAAATGGTGGACCTGGACCTGG GCTGAGTTTCTTCAGAAATCTGCAGGATTTCAGGATCTTGGTGTGCGGGGGAGACGGCACAGTTGGCTGGATTCTGGACGCAATAG acaaagccAATCTGCTGATCCGTCCGCCTGTCGCGGTGCTTCCTCTGGGCACAGGAAATGACCTTGCACGATGTCTGCGATGGGGAGGAG GATACGACGGCGAGGATTTGACCCGTATTCTTCGGGACATCGAGGGCAGCTCTCAGGTGCTAATGGACCGCTGGAGTGTGCAGGTCATCACGGATGAGAATGAGGAGAAAGGCGACCCAGTGCCATATGAAATCATCAACAACTACTTCTCTATTGGAGTT GATGCCTCCATCGCTCATCGCTTTCACACAATGAGGGAGAGACATCCACAGAAATTCAACAGCAG GATGAAGAACAAGCTGTGGTATTTTGAATTTGCCACTTCAGAAACCATCTCTGCTTCCTGCAAGAAGCTGAATGAAAGCCTAACAATCGAG TGCTGCGGTACTCCACTGGACCTCAGCAGCCTTTCTCTCGAAGGGGTTGCTGTACTCAACATTCCCAGCATGCACGGCGGCTCCAACCTCTGGGGTGAAACCAAGAGAGGGGACGCGAAGGGCGCGACGAGTCAGGAAGAGCCTGAGGTGATCATCGACCCAGAAATCCTGAAAGTGACCTCACAAG ATCTCAGTGACCGTCGTCTCGAAGTGGTCGGCCTTGAAGGAGCCATGGAGATGGGACAGATTTACACTGGTCTCAAGAGCGCGGTGAGGCTCGCCAAGACGTCACAGATCACCATCAG GACAAAGAAAGCATTACCAATGCAGATAGATGGAGAGCCGTGGATGCAGCCTCCCTGCACG ATTCACATCACCCACAAGAATCAAGCCTGCATGTTAATGGCCCCTCAGGCCAAAGCCACTGGTTTTTTCAACTACAAGTAA